In one Pasteuria penetrans genomic region, the following are encoded:
- a CDS encoding group II intron maturase-specific domain-containing protein gives MSKTVKKDDLSSLSTWRSWLYRQAKRDPQWRASDLLPMVAHREVLWAAFQWVERDCSLPGSDGVTGRQWKQRGTERVIELQRRLLTDRYRPHSFHHIPSSKRERTLSQMMEPRRMPPFCDRVVQTSLRLILEPIWEATFPPGSYQDRPGYWPPQAVEILARAITRRKTKVWILDVHPWLNCLPHDYILACLRQRINDVRIIRLIKQLLQRHFQEGKGISGRGNLFPFVVNILLSPLDAALEAMRCSVCEHPHNRLQYARCGTEIAVLVDGHPRWRGLMAEVQKKIWGILDSPLALSTFPIQQCNLECPGSCCIFADSQLRCLVKKNSYISYRTPSQAARSRLLDRLGTVFRQHRNQPIARVIGQINPILQDFVSYFRAGNSSRCFHYIAHWVDQRVRQHMIHSERREGLGLGWQNMSRFRRDLGLYHDYLIRRPIGDPPLPLPLPPLE, from the coding sequence CCCATCGCGAGGTTCTTTGGGCGGCTTTCCAATGGGTGGAGAGGGATTGCTCCTTACCAGGATCGGATGGAGTAACTGGCAGACAATGGAAACAGCGGGGTACAGAGAGAGTTATAGAGTTACAGCGTCGCTTGTTGACAGACCGCTACCGCCCCCATTCCTTTCATCATATCCCTTCTTCCAAACGGGAGAGAACGCTATCCCAAATGATGGAACCTAGGCGTATGCCACCCTTCTGTGACCGAGTGGTGCAAACTTCCCTTCGATTGATTCTGGAGCCTATTTGGGAAGCCACCTTTCCCCCCGGTTCTTATCAGGATCGTCCCGGCTATTGGCCACCGCAAGCGGTGGAGATATTAGCTAGGGCAATTACGAGGCGAAAAACAAAGGTATGGATTTTGGATGTTCACCCCTGGTTGAACTGTTTACCCCATGACTATATCCTTGCCTGTTTGCGACAACGGATCAATGACGTGAGAATTATACGACTAATAAAACAATTGTTGCAAAGACATTTCCAGGAAGGGAAGGGTATATCGGGTAGGGGTAATCTCTTTCCTTTTGTGGTCAATATTTTATTGAGCCCGTTGGATGCTGCATTGGAAGCTATGCGGTGTTCAGTATGTGAACACCCCCACAATCGTTTACAGTACGCCCGCTGCGGTACAGAGATAGCCGTTCTTGTGGATGGTCATCCCCGTTGGAGGGGCCTCATGGCCGAGGTGCAGAAAAAGATATGGGGGATTCTAGATTCCCCATTGGCTCTATCCACCTTCCCTATCCAGCAATGTAATCTTGAATGTCCAGGGAGCTGTTGTATCTTTGCTGATTCTCAGTTGCGCTGTTTGGTGAAGAAAAATTCCTATATTTCCTATCGAACCCCCTCTCAGGCAGCGCGTTCCCGCTTGCTGGATCGATTAGGAACAGTGTTCCGTCAGCATCGCAATCAACCTATTGCAAGGGTCATCGGGCAGATCAACCCTATTCTACAGGATTTTGTTTCCTATTTCCGGGCAGGTAATTCCAGTCGATGTTTTCATTATATTGCCCATTGGGTAGACCAACGCGTGCGTCAACATATGATCCATTCGGAACGTAGAGAGGGATTAGGCTTGGGTTGGCAGAACATGTCCCGTTTTCGTCGGGATCTGGGCCTTTATCATGATTATCTTATTCGTCGTCCTATAGGGGATCCTCCCCTTCCGTTGCCCTTGCCACCGTTGGAATAG